From Candidatus Neomarinimicrobiota bacterium, one genomic window encodes:
- a CDS encoding pyrophosphate--fructose-6-phosphate 1-phosphotransferase, whose product MKIAFLTAGGIAPCLSASIGFLIKEYRMLNPNANTEFIGYLHGYRGLLTGTSIPFPPDTLYSTDVLLSYGGSPIGNSRVKLTNTEDCIQKGYVPKGDNPVAVAAEQLKKDDVKILHTIGGDDTNKMAGELADYLSNQGIELTIVGMPKTVDNDVYPIHQTLGAATAAEQTAVYFENIANENTTSSRHLIIHEIMGRNCGWLTAAAANKYRVRLDKKEFLPELLLEKNRWDIDAIYIPEMDMNFKSECERLLERMDEKDSINIFLSEGAGTETIVREIEASGQEVVRDAFGHVALDTLNPGEWFAKQFQKNLNADKVLVQKSGYFARSASPNREDLDLIGRSAVCATKSAMAGKSGVVGLDEENNNEISLIPFERIRGGKPFNINQEWFQEMLKEIGQTL is encoded by the coding sequence ATGAAAATAGCATTCTTAACTGCCGGCGGAATTGCACCGTGTCTTTCTGCATCTATCGGATTTCTGATTAAGGAATACCGAATGTTGAATCCAAACGCAAACACCGAATTTATTGGGTACCTTCATGGGTATAGAGGATTGTTAACGGGAACTTCAATTCCTTTTCCACCAGATACTTTATACTCTACCGATGTATTACTTTCTTATGGAGGAAGTCCAATCGGAAACAGTCGCGTCAAATTGACCAATACAGAAGATTGTATTCAAAAAGGATATGTACCGAAGGGCGATAATCCTGTTGCAGTCGCTGCGGAACAACTAAAAAAGGATGACGTGAAAATCCTGCACACGATTGGTGGAGATGATACCAATAAAATGGCAGGAGAGCTTGCAGACTATTTATCGAATCAGGGAATTGAATTAACTATCGTAGGAATGCCGAAAACAGTAGACAATGATGTTTACCCGATTCATCAAACTTTGGGCGCTGCCACCGCTGCTGAACAAACAGCAGTCTATTTTGAAAATATAGCCAATGAAAATACTACCAGCAGTCGGCATTTAATTATTCACGAAATCATGGGTAGGAATTGTGGTTGGCTGACTGCGGCAGCTGCAAATAAATACAGGGTGAGGTTGGATAAAAAGGAATTTCTTCCCGAACTGTTGCTTGAAAAAAATCGTTGGGATATTGATGCTATTTATATCCCTGAAATGGACATGAATTTTAAATCGGAATGCGAACGATTATTAGAACGGATGGATGAAAAAGACAGTATCAATATTTTCTTAAGTGAAGGCGCCGGAACAGAAACAATCGTAAGGGAAATAGAAGCATCCGGACAGGAAGTGGTTCGGGACGCTTTTGGGCATGTGGCGTTGGATACACTCAATCCTGGAGAATGGTTTGCCAAACAATTTCAGAAAAACCTAAATGCTGACAAAGTATTGGTTCAAAAAAGTGGATATTTTGCCCGTTCCGCTTCTCCTAACAGGGAAGATTTAGATTTAATAGGACGATCCGCTGTATGCGCTACAAAATCTGCGATGGCTGGGAAAAGTGGTGTAGTTGGGTTGGATGAAGAAAATAATAATGAAATTAGTTTAATTCCTTTTGAGAGGATAAGAGGAGGCAAGCCATTCAATATAAACCAGGAATGGTTTCAGGAAATGCTAAAAGAAATTGGACAAACACTGTAG
- a CDS encoding fructose-bisphosphate aldolase class I, with amino-acid sequence MGLDLKTLNDVAKGMVASGKGILAADESTPTIGKRFDLIGAESTKKTRNAYRDLLFTADGIENHISGVILFDETLRQSTINDGTPYPEHLTNLGIIPGIKVDKGAKPLAGFPDETVTEGLDGLRQRLEEYRSLGARFAKWRAVIKIGDAMPSFTSIGTNTHALARYAALCQESDIVPIVEPEILMDGNHTIEDSLEVTELVLESVFAELYSQGVGLEEMILKPNMVLSGYDSADQADVDTVAEMTLACLKRTVPAAVPGIAFLSGGQSDELATTHLNAMNLLAGSKNPWNLTFSYGRALQQPALKAWGGSDANIGAAQDALMKRAGLNGLASTGAYSKEME; translated from the coding sequence ATGGGACTTGATTTAAAAACTTTGAACGACGTTGCCAAAGGAATGGTCGCATCCGGGAAGGGAATTTTAGCAGCGGATGAAAGTACGCCTACCATCGGGAAACGATTTGATTTAATCGGAGCGGAATCAACAAAAAAAACCCGAAATGCTTATCGGGATTTACTGTTTACCGCTGACGGAATTGAAAATCACATTAGCGGAGTAATCCTTTTTGACGAAACACTTCGGCAATCTACAATTAACGATGGAACACCTTATCCTGAACATTTGACAAATTTGGGTATCATTCCGGGGATTAAGGTTGATAAGGGCGCAAAACCGTTGGCCGGATTTCCTGATGAAACTGTAACTGAAGGATTGGATGGTTTGCGTCAACGATTGGAAGAATACCGATCATTAGGCGCTCGATTCGCGAAGTGGAGAGCCGTAATTAAAATTGGCGATGCAATGCCCAGTTTTACCTCTATCGGCACAAATACGCACGCACTAGCACGATATGCAGCTCTTTGTCAAGAATCTGACATTGTTCCGATTGTGGAACCGGAAATTTTAATGGATGGCAATCATACCATAGAAGATAGTTTGGAGGTTACCGAATTGGTTTTAGAATCGGTGTTTGCTGAACTGTATTCTCAGGGTGTTGGTCTCGAAGAAATGATTTTGAAGCCAAATATGGTTTTATCTGGTTATGATTCTGCTGATCAGGCTGATGTGGACACTGTTGCAGAAATGACATTAGCTTGTCTTAAGCGCACCGTTCCGGCTGCCGTTCCGGGGATTGCGTTTTTATCAGGTGGACAAAGTGACGAACTTGCCACTACGCACCTCAATGCGATGAATTTATTAGCCGGTTCCAAAAACCCCTGGAACTTGACATTTTCTTATGGTCGTGCTCTCCAACAGCCGGCGCTTAAGGCTTGGGGAGGAAGTGATGCAAATATCGGTGCCGCACAGGATGCCTTGATGAAACGTGCGGGATTGAATGGACTGGCATCTACGGGTGCATATTCAAAGGAAATGGAATAA
- a CDS encoding T9SS type A sorting domain-containing protein, whose amino-acid sequence MKRMLTMIMVLPVLLLAQAPTLYINEFMASNDSFWADDSGGFDDWIEIYNPGTDSVDIGGLWITDDLTDPASHQLPDTVSAITTIPPGGFLILWADKESEQGPLHVEEKLGGGGEQIGLVYISGTDTTFVDSLTFGAQAGDTSYARIDDGGATWASFPDPNPGASNSWTPANLAGIMVNEFLASNDSCCTDENGEYDDFIELYNGGSNSINISGMYVTDDLTDPASFQIPTSDASATTIAPGGFLLLWADKESEQGVLHVEEKLGSSGEQIGIITIMASDTGFVDSLTFGAQVADTSYGRYPDGSSTWSTLTPTPGAANAELSIIDGGNVPMRFSLSENYPNPFNPITSFQFTIPIGVDVTVSIYNLLGQKMTTVHNQYTKPGTYKFSWNGLDMNGQPVASGIYLYELDAGSHFRQVKKMTMLK is encoded by the coding sequence ATGAAACGAATGCTAACAATGATAATGGTGTTACCTGTTCTGCTACTTGCTCAGGCGCCAACGCTGTACATCAATGAGTTTATGGCCAGTAATGATAGTTTCTGGGCAGATGATTCGGGTGGATTCGATGATTGGATTGAAATCTATAATCCCGGTACTGATTCAGTAGATATTGGCGGGTTGTGGATCACAGATGATCTGACAGACCCGGCATCCCATCAATTACCGGACACCGTGTCGGCAATTACAACCATCCCTCCCGGCGGATTCCTAATCCTCTGGGCCGATAAGGAATCGGAACAGGGTCCGCTACACGTAGAAGAAAAACTTGGTGGTGGTGGCGAGCAAATCGGGCTGGTATATATTTCCGGGACAGATACAACATTTGTGGATTCACTAACGTTTGGTGCACAAGCCGGGGATACTAGTTATGCACGTATTGACGATGGTGGCGCAACATGGGCATCTTTTCCGGATCCCAATCCAGGCGCTTCAAACTCTTGGACTCCAGCAAATCTTGCAGGAATAATGGTTAATGAATTCCTGGCAAGCAATGATTCCTGCTGCACGGATGAAAATGGAGAATATGATGACTTCATTGAACTGTACAACGGAGGATCGAATTCGATCAATATTAGCGGAATGTACGTAACAGATGATCTTACTGACCCTGCCTCATTCCAGATCCCCACCAGTGATGCCAGTGCTACTACAATAGCACCCGGCGGTTTTCTCCTGCTCTGGGCTGACAAAGAATCTGAACAGGGTGTACTTCATGTAGAAGAAAAACTCGGCAGCAGTGGTGAACAAATCGGAATTATTACAATCATGGCGAGTGATACTGGTTTTGTGGATTCACTGACGTTTGGTGCGCAAGTTGCAGATACTTCCTATGGAAGATATCCGGATGGATCATCCACATGGAGCACATTAACTCCAACACCCGGTGCAGCAAATGCTGAACTGAGTATTATTGATGGAGGTAACGTACCAATGCGGTTTTCACTAAGTGAAAACTATCCAAACCCATTTAATCCAATTACATCATTCCAATTCACGATTCCAATTGGAGTTGACGTCACAGTTTCGATTTACAATCTACTGGGACAAAAAATGACCACCGTACATAACCAGTACACCAAACCAGGAACTTATAAGTTTTCCTGGAATGGTCTGGATATGAATGGTCAACCTGTAGCTAGTGGTATTTATTTGTATGAACTTGATGCAGGATCTCACTTTCGTCAGGTGAAAAAAATGACAATGCTGAAATAA
- a CDS encoding lamin tail domain-containing protein, which yields MKLSKWLILPVAGLLFITSCDLGEETDGGGGSNASLLKLYINEFLASNDAATIDPDDDGDPYDDWVEIYNGDTQTIDIGGMYVSDSKDNITAYQIPTTDPSLTTIQPGGFLVIWFDDVTEMTQGILHVGQKLGSGGEDIVLAESDGLTIIDQITYEAQITDISYGRIPDGSDTWEYFSTPTPGATNSSAQPNVAPVIVSVSRSPQSPSPIDDVAITAVVTDDYGLDSVFMYYKIHQDSSFVQLSMNVATTDTFTVTIGAQSDSTTVYYYIKAVDESDLVSLEPSDAPTTTSSYTVSAEAYVPPALVINEFLASNDTCCTDEHGNFDDFIEIFNNGTEAVDIGGMYLTDDLSAPTTWQIPTRAPDSTTINPGGFLLLWADKESEQGILHIELKLGSGGEQIGLFSSDATNTVPIDTLTYPAQTTDISRGRNPDGSDTWEFFNIPTPGESNN from the coding sequence ATGAAATTATCAAAATGGTTAATTCTACCAGTAGCAGGTCTACTGTTTATAACAAGCTGTGACCTTGGTGAAGAAACTGACGGCGGTGGCGGATCAAATGCTAGTCTTTTAAAACTCTATATTAATGAGTTTTTGGCAAGCAATGATGCGGCTACAATTGATCCTGATGATGATGGTGATCCGTACGATGACTGGGTAGAAATCTATAATGGAGACACCCAGACAATTGATATTGGAGGAATGTATGTTTCTGACAGTAAAGATAACATTACCGCCTATCAAATCCCGACAACGGACCCATCTCTAACAACAATCCAGCCCGGTGGCTTTTTGGTTATTTGGTTTGATGATGTGACTGAAATGACCCAGGGAATTTTACATGTTGGACAGAAATTGGGAAGCGGTGGAGAAGATATTGTTCTCGCTGAATCAGATGGCTTAACAATTATTGACCAAATTACCTATGAAGCCCAAATAACAGATATTTCCTACGGGCGCATTCCTGACGGAAGTGACACTTGGGAATATTTCAGCACACCAACTCCTGGAGCAACAAACAGTTCCGCTCAACCCAATGTGGCACCTGTAATAGTATCTGTTTCACGTTCTCCACAGTCACCATCCCCCATTGACGATGTTGCAATCACAGCAGTGGTCACGGATGATTATGGGCTTGATTCGGTTTTCATGTACTACAAAATCCATCAAGATAGCAGTTTTGTACAACTATCAATGAATGTTGCAACGACTGATACGTTTACCGTAACTATCGGAGCTCAAAGTGATAGCACTACGGTTTATTATTACATCAAAGCTGTAGATGAGTCTGATTTGGTTTCTCTCGAACCAAGTGATGCTCCAACTACAACTTCGTCTTATACCGTTTCTGCAGAAGCTTATGTTCCACCGGCATTGGTCATTAATGAATTTCTTGCCAGTAACGATACCTGTTGCACGGATGAACATGGAAATTTTGATGATTTCATTGAAATATTTAATAATGGGACAGAAGCAGTTGATATCGGCGGTATGTACCTAACCGATGATTTATCTGCTCCTACTACCTGGCAGATTCCTACGAGGGCACCTGATTCAACAACCATTAATCCAGGTGGATTTCTTCTGCTTTGGGCTGATAAAGAATCTGAACAAGGGATTTTGCATATTGAACTGAAACTCGGTAGCGGTGGTGAACAAATCGGCTTGTTCAGTTCTGACGCAACCAACACTGTACCAATTGATACGTTAACTTACCCCGCGCAAACAACGGATATTTCAAGGGGTCGCAACCCTGACGGAAGCGACACTTGGGAGTTTTTCAACATACCAACGCCCGGAGAGTCTAATAACTAA
- a CDS encoding Na/Pi cotransporter family protein: MNKISQSNMLIIGMFCLGTSLLFAGGNSDGTISWGFLTISLFGGLSLFLYGMAKMSEGMKKAAGNKMRNILAVLTKNRVIALIVGAFVTMVIQSSSATTVMLVSFVQAELMTYAQSIGIILGANIGTTVTAQLVAFKLTDYALLMITVGFAMTMFGKKESVKHIGEAILGFGILFFGMKIMSDAMKPLRSFQPFIDLMKGLENPLFGILIGAAFTALIQSSSAFTGIVIVLAQQGLLTLEAGIPLILGANIGTCITAALASIGTIREAKRVAIAHVLFNIGGVLIFVWLIPPLAELVRSLSTSSGLEGMDKLAAETPRQIANAHTIFNVSVGLIFLPFTAVLATQVYRILPKRDKVKGIEPAIWHIDDSQIFHPAVAIKLAQTEMSRMLKILGRMLDACFYPFNGEEEKQDEIYPQLSLIEGIDMREEKIDFIEEHITNYLFQISRGELNDLQAEEVFAMVSMTDDLESIGDVIHRNIVPLIYKKQALKESFSSEGEKELVEFHIKTMKQVSRLTDAFSELNFDMAQKVIKKELKYQSLGEEYKQAHLKRVQKETTESVATHEVHMELMDMLKQINVYLANIAKTISDAEKL; the protein is encoded by the coding sequence ATGAACAAAATATCACAGTCAAATATGCTCATTATCGGGATGTTTTGTCTAGGAACAAGTTTATTATTCGCCGGAGGAAATTCCGACGGAACGATAAGCTGGGGATTTTTAACCATCAGTTTATTCGGCGGGTTGTCCCTGTTCCTATATGGCATGGCAAAAATGAGTGAAGGCATGAAAAAGGCTGCCGGAAACAAAATGAGAAATATCCTGGCCGTCCTTACAAAAAACCGAGTTATTGCACTTATTGTCGGCGCCTTTGTGACTATGGTGATCCAGAGTTCCAGCGCAACAACAGTGATGCTGGTTAGTTTTGTTCAAGCTGAACTAATGACATACGCCCAATCTATTGGAATAATTCTTGGGGCGAATATCGGGACAACCGTCACGGCTCAATTGGTAGCCTTTAAATTGACAGACTATGCCCTTCTCATGATTACCGTTGGATTCGCTATGACAATGTTTGGGAAAAAAGAATCGGTAAAACATATTGGGGAAGCAATTCTCGGATTTGGAATTCTATTTTTTGGAATGAAAATTATGTCCGATGCCATGAAACCATTACGATCATTCCAACCCTTTATTGATCTTATGAAAGGATTGGAAAACCCATTATTTGGAATTTTAATTGGTGCAGCATTTACAGCTTTAATTCAAAGTTCTAGTGCTTTTACCGGAATTGTTATTGTATTAGCTCAGCAGGGATTGCTCACTTTAGAGGCTGGCATACCACTCATTCTTGGTGCAAATATTGGAACGTGTATTACGGCAGCCTTAGCGAGTATTGGCACAATCAGGGAAGCTAAACGCGTCGCCATCGCCCACGTCCTTTTTAACATAGGCGGTGTACTTATATTTGTTTGGCTTATACCTCCATTGGCGGAATTGGTCCGATCTTTATCTACATCAAGTGGACTTGAAGGGATGGATAAGCTGGCGGCAGAAACACCGCGGCAAATTGCAAATGCACATACAATTTTCAATGTGAGCGTTGGGTTAATTTTCCTCCCTTTTACAGCTGTATTAGCAACACAGGTTTACCGGATTTTACCCAAACGGGATAAAGTTAAAGGAATAGAACCCGCAATCTGGCACATTGATGATTCTCAGATATTTCATCCCGCTGTTGCGATTAAACTCGCGCAAACAGAAATGTCTAGAATGCTTAAAATTTTAGGACGAATGCTGGACGCATGTTTTTATCCCTTTAATGGCGAGGAAGAAAAACAGGATGAAATATATCCTCAGCTTTCCTTGATCGAAGGCATTGATATGCGAGAAGAAAAAATTGATTTTATCGAAGAACACATCACGAATTACTTATTTCAAATTAGTCGAGGGGAATTAAACGATTTGCAGGCTGAGGAGGTCTTTGCAATGGTATCCATGACAGATGATCTAGAAAGCATCGGAGATGTTATTCACAGAAACATTGTTCCTTTAATTTACAAGAAACAAGCCTTAAAGGAATCTTTTTCTTCTGAAGGAGAAAAAGAACTGGTAGAATTTCATATTAAAACCATGAAACAGGTGTCACGATTAACCGATGCCTTTAGTGAACTCAATTTTGATATGGCACAGAAAGTCATTAAAAAGGAATTGAAATATCAAAGTCTTGGTGAAGAATACAAACAAGCACACCTTAAGCGGGTACAAAAAGAAACAACGGAGTCTGTCGCAACTCATGAAGTTCATATGGAACTCATGGACATGTTAAAACAGATTAATGTCTATTTGGCAAATATTGCAAAAACCATTTCAGATGCAGAAAAGCTCTGA
- a CDS encoding Na/Pi cotransporter family protein, whose protein sequence is MTRAQSSLLKIVALFGLLLLNPMFAGASGASDTISWAGLIMTLAGGLAFFLYGMEKMSEGMKKSAGDRMRNILSALTSNRFIAMFVGAFVTMVIQSSSATTVMLVSFVQAQLMTFVQSLGVILGADIGTTITAQLVAFKLTDYALLMIAVGFGMTMLSKKDSTKYIGEAILGFGILFFGMKLMSDAMKPLRTFQPFIDLLKGLENPVLGLLVGTLFTALVQSSSAFTGIVIVLAQQGLLSLEAGIPLVMGANIGTCITAGLASIGTSREAKRVAIAHVMFKVGGVLLFIFWIPTFADIIRSISPTSVGLDGMDKLASETPRQIANAHTIFNVSLALFFLPFTTMFANLIMKIYPEREQEKGIQPATWHLDDKAISTPAMAIDLARNEISRMSKIFGRMLEAIIEPFKSNELKQDEKYPQLSLVEGIEMREEKLDFLEEHIVLYLRKIGRQELSDHQIQEVYGMMSIVNDIESIGDIIEKNMIPLIAKKSALNTDFSEEGKEELDIFHTKICKQVSRLKDAFSELDPELAKRIMAKEEKYTDLETEYRTRHLERLHEEREESIETHEIHMELMDLLKQINVYTGDIAKTIHSIGETSPE, encoded by the coding sequence ATGACTCGCGCTCAATCTTCCCTCCTCAAAATAGTTGCATTGTTTGGTCTTCTATTGTTAAACCCAATGTTTGCCGGTGCATCAGGTGCATCTGATACGATTTCATGGGCCGGGCTCATAATGACTCTCGCAGGTGGGTTGGCCTTTTTCCTTTATGGGATGGAAAAAATGAGTGAAGGCATGAAAAAGTCTGCCGGAGACCGAATGCGGAATATCCTTTCTGCACTAACGAGCAATCGCTTTATTGCCATGTTCGTTGGCGCGTTTGTAACTATGGTAATTCAAAGCTCCAGTGCAACAACTGTCATGCTTGTGAGTTTTGTACAGGCGCAGTTAATGACATTTGTCCAATCTCTCGGCGTGATTCTAGGTGCAGATATCGGAACAACGATTACAGCACAATTGGTCGCATTTAAACTGACCGATTACGCATTACTCATGATAGCCGTTGGCTTTGGTATGACCATGCTTTCAAAAAAAGATTCTACAAAATATATTGGCGAAGCAATTCTTGGATTTGGAATTTTATTTTTTGGTATGAAGCTCATGTCAGACGCTATGAAGCCCTTGCGCACCTTCCAACCTTTTATCGATTTATTAAAAGGACTCGAAAACCCAGTCTTGGGACTTTTGGTCGGAACGCTATTTACTGCGTTGGTCCAAAGCAGTAGCGCTTTTACCGGGATTGTTATTGTTCTAGCACAGCAAGGCCTCCTTTCGCTTGAGGCGGGAATTCCTCTTGTCATGGGTGCCAATATTGGAACATGCATTACCGCAGGGTTAGCAAGTATTGGCACATCCAGGGAAGCGAAGCGCGTTGCTATCGCCCATGTTATGTTCAAAGTTGGTGGCGTCCTTCTTTTTATTTTTTGGATACCCACTTTCGCAGACATTATTCGTTCCATATCGCCTACGTCAGTTGGGTTGGATGGCATGGACAAACTTGCTTCCGAAACCCCCCGGCAAATCGCGAATGCTCACACAATATTTAATGTGAGTTTGGCATTGTTTTTTCTACCTTTTACGACCATGTTCGCAAATTTAATTATGAAAATTTACCCAGAGAGAGAGCAGGAAAAGGGCATCCAACCTGCAACGTGGCACTTGGATGATAAAGCTATTTCAACACCAGCCATGGCTATAGATTTAGCTCGTAATGAAATTTCCAGAATGTCTAAAATTTTTGGACGTATGTTAGAAGCGATCATTGAACCGTTTAAATCTAATGAACTAAAGCAGGATGAAAAATACCCACAACTCTCTTTGGTGGAAGGCATCGAAATGCGTGAGGAAAAACTGGATTTCCTTGAAGAACATATTGTCCTTTATTTGCGAAAAATAGGTCGGCAAGAATTATCTGATCATCAAATTCAGGAAGTGTATGGGATGATGTCGATCGTAAATGATATTGAAAGCATTGGAGACATTATCGAAAAAAATATGATTCCACTTATTGCGAAAAAATCAGCATTGAACACTGATTTTTCTGAAGAAGGGAAAGAAGAACTGGATATTTTTCATACTAAAATATGTAAACAAGTCAGTCGGTTAAAAGATGCCTTTTCTGAATTGGATCCTGAATTGGCCAAACGTATCATGGCAAAAGAGGAAAAATATACTGATTTAGAAACTGAATATCGAACAAGGCACTTAGAACGGCTTCATGAAGAAAGAGAAGAATCCATTGAAACCCACGAAATTCATATGGAACTTATGGACCTGTTAAAACAAATCAATGTTTATACAGGCGATATTGCCAAAACAATTCATTCAATTGGCGAAACGAGTCCAGAGTAA